Proteins encoded by one window of Streptomyces sp. NBC_01571:
- a CDS encoding helix-turn-helix transcriptional regulator, whose protein sequence is MSAERAAHGEQRAAHGAHGALGTTLRHWRDRTTPREAGLPTGGVRRAPGLRREELAQLAGLSVDYVTRLERGRATSPSDQVLTALSRALRLSEAERDHLFRLAGQAPPAAGHISRHVPPSVQRLLDQLRLAPLGVHDAAYDLISWNPLWAALVGDPSEWRGRERNYVWRQFAGLPTRVTHTPEQLTRLEAALVSDLRSATARYPEDRGLRSLIADLRRESDRFRTLWAAHTVGFHTADTKTVHHPELGTIVVDCDTLTVPGADLRITVCSAAPGTEAAEQLALLAAVGLQTTAVTPG, encoded by the coding sequence ATGAGCGCGGAGCGGGCGGCACACGGGGAGCAGCGGGCGGCACACGGAGCACACGGAGCACTCGGCACGACGCTGCGGCACTGGCGCGACCGGACGACTCCTCGGGAGGCCGGACTGCCGACGGGCGGTGTACGGCGGGCGCCCGGGCTGCGCCGGGAGGAGCTGGCGCAGCTCGCCGGGCTCTCGGTGGACTACGTCACCCGTCTCGAACGGGGTCGGGCCACCTCTCCCTCCGACCAGGTCCTCACCGCGCTCTCCCGCGCGCTGCGTCTGTCGGAGGCGGAGCGCGACCACCTGTTCCGGCTGGCCGGCCAGGCGCCGCCCGCGGCCGGGCACATCTCGCGGCACGTCCCGCCCAGCGTCCAGCGGCTGCTGGACCAGCTGCGGCTCGCGCCCCTGGGGGTCCACGACGCGGCGTACGACCTGATCTCGTGGAACCCGTTGTGGGCCGCGCTGGTCGGCGATCCCTCCGAGTGGCGGGGGCGGGAGCGCAACTACGTGTGGCGGCAGTTCGCGGGGCTGCCGACCCGGGTCACGCACACGCCGGAGCAGCTGACGAGGCTGGAGGCGGCCCTCGTGTCGGATCTGCGGTCCGCCACCGCCCGCTATCCCGAGGACCGGGGACTGCGGTCGCTCATCGCGGACCTGCGGCGGGAGAGTGACCGGTTCCGCACCCTGTGGGCCGCGCACACGGTCGGATTCCACACGGCCGACACCAAGACGGTCCACCATCCCGAGCTCGGGACGATCGTCGTGGACTGCGACACCCTCACGGTGCCCGGCGCGGATCTGCGGATCACGGTCTGCTCGGCGGCGCCGGGCACGGAGGCGGCGGAGCAGCTGGCGCTGCTCGCGGCGGTGGGGCTGCAGACGACAGCCGTGACCCCCGGCTGA